From Rhizobium favelukesii, the proteins below share one genomic window:
- a CDS encoding methyl-accepting chemotaxis protein, protein MLIDKILSRFKIKTKVLIFVLPFVVSISAVGLTGLYASGLLQGRMEISNSVLQSLSGFKDLYGSMDDFLQITSQEARDKLYGDIKTQQSTLNATLKQIGDNGGRDNLVAATDGTSGIADTVGKLWTLHEQELALRKSIDDAQKVMITSRFNVNYDAQQLEENIRKDEGNATATLRAADRLLKGGDTLATVMSDFNKAQLPADKLKVVTAAIPAITKAQRLIEISVPQNQKSMTQSLSQTISDVKAQATAADAGTDEAIANLGRLVSRFRQMSTYTQLTATQMMREATTTFVALDSRIAQTNSVLEDTRRLESAIYSLQLVLGEFAAKPGKENRVRLHQEIATLGTNLNTLLASAKGMNFAEDIVAAMSPALASMDKDAQSLVDTINQRVADYASARQQLDAVWGQLTTFAELQKQSAGAERTQANGISVLTTGLGILVSIIGGIALVLTLQRPIGQITAAMRRIADGALDTNISGDQRHDEIGDMARALGIFKENAISKIRIEEQSDEERAAAEQERHRNDAEKREMDRQIEFAVNALASGLERMSQGDISTTIDSPFIGRLEQLRQDFNGSMMRLQATMSQIRDNVEMIQGNGNQMAQSADDLSKRTEQQAASLEETAAAVEQITVTVRSSAERAKDADQIVRQAKRSADDSAVVVSNAIDAMGRIEDASRQIEQIIGVIDEIAFQTNLLALNAGIEAARAGEAGKGFAVVAMEVRELAQRSAAAAQEIKGLINKSTTEVSSGSQFVQETGTVLAKISAQIVTISQHVETIARASHDQSSALQEVNATVNQMDQMTQQNAAMVEETTAASRELATEADLLRRLIQQFKIDGDTQGTIFRAA, encoded by the coding sequence CCTGATCTTCGTATTGCCCTTCGTCGTGAGCATCTCTGCCGTCGGCCTGACCGGCCTATATGCTTCCGGCTTGCTGCAGGGGCGTATGGAAATCTCCAACAGCGTCCTGCAGTCGCTGAGCGGGTTCAAGGATCTCTACGGCTCCATGGACGACTTCCTGCAGATCACCAGCCAGGAAGCACGTGACAAGCTTTACGGGGACATCAAGACACAGCAAAGCACGCTGAACGCCACGCTCAAGCAGATCGGTGACAATGGCGGCCGCGACAACCTTGTGGCCGCGACAGACGGCACTTCGGGGATCGCCGACACCGTGGGCAAGCTCTGGACCCTGCATGAGCAGGAGCTCGCTCTCCGCAAGTCGATCGACGACGCGCAGAAGGTGATGATCACAAGCCGCTTCAACGTGAACTACGATGCCCAGCAGCTTGAAGAAAACATCCGCAAGGACGAAGGCAACGCCACGGCAACGCTGCGCGCCGCCGATCGCCTGCTGAAGGGTGGCGATACCCTTGCTACCGTTATGAGCGACTTCAACAAGGCCCAGTTGCCGGCCGACAAGCTGAAGGTCGTCACCGCCGCCATTCCTGCGATCACGAAGGCACAGCGGCTGATCGAGATTTCTGTGCCGCAGAACCAGAAGAGCATGACGCAGTCGTTGTCGCAGACGATCAGCGACGTGAAGGCGCAGGCAACTGCCGCCGACGCCGGCACCGATGAAGCGATCGCCAATCTCGGGCGGCTTGTCTCCCGCTTCCGCCAGATGTCGACCTATACGCAGCTGACAGCAACGCAGATGATGCGCGAGGCGACCACCACGTTCGTCGCGCTTGATAGCCGCATCGCCCAGACGAACTCAGTTCTCGAGGATACGCGTCGTTTGGAGAGCGCAATCTATTCACTGCAGCTCGTCTTGGGTGAATTCGCTGCCAAGCCGGGCAAGGAAAACCGCGTCCGCCTGCATCAGGAGATCGCGACGCTCGGCACCAACCTGAACACGCTGCTCGCCAGCGCGAAGGGTATGAACTTCGCGGAAGATATCGTCGCGGCGATGTCTCCAGCTCTTGCCTCGATGGACAAGGATGCCCAGAGCCTGGTCGACACGATTAACCAGCGCGTTGCCGATTACGCTTCCGCCCGCCAGCAGCTCGATGCCGTCTGGGGTCAGCTGACGACCTTTGCCGAACTGCAGAAGCAGAGCGCGGGCGCCGAGCGCACGCAGGCGAACGGCATTTCGGTACTGACGACCGGCCTTGGCATTCTGGTCTCGATCATCGGTGGTATCGCCCTGGTTCTGACGCTGCAGCGTCCGATCGGTCAGATCACCGCCGCGATGCGCCGCATTGCCGACGGCGCGCTCGATACCAACATCTCGGGCGATCAGCGCCATGATGAAATCGGCGACATGGCTCGCGCACTCGGCATCTTCAAGGAGAATGCAATCTCCAAAATTCGCATCGAGGAACAGAGCGATGAAGAGCGCGCCGCGGCCGAGCAAGAGCGCCATCGCAACGATGCCGAGAAGCGGGAGATGGATCGCCAGATCGAGTTTGCGGTCAACGCGCTTGCCTCCGGTCTCGAGCGGATGTCGCAGGGTGACATTTCGACAACGATCGATTCGCCGTTCATCGGGCGTCTCGAGCAGCTCCGCCAGGACTTCAACGGTTCGATGATGCGTCTCCAGGCAACCATGAGCCAGATCCGCGACAACGTCGAGATGATCCAGGGTAACGGCAACCAGATGGCTCAGTCCGCCGACGATCTCTCCAAGCGTACCGAGCAGCAGGCTGCGTCGCTTGAGGAGACCGCCGCTGCGGTTGAACAGATCACGGTGACGGTCCGCTCCTCCGCAGAGCGTGCCAAGGACGCCGATCAGATCGTTCGACAAGCCAAGCGCAGTGCCGACGACTCGGCAGTCGTCGTCAGCAACGCCATCGACGCGATGGGCCGTATCGAAGATGCATCCCGCCAAATCGAGCAGATCATCGGCGTCATCGACGAGATCGCATTCCAAACCAATCTGCTGGCATTGAACGCCGGCATCGAAGCGGCGCGCGCCGGTGAAGCCGGCAAGGGCTTTGCTGTCGTCGCCATGGAGGTGCGCGAACTTGCGCAGCGCTCCGCCGCCGCCGCACAGGAGATCAAGGGCCTCATCAACAAGTCGACGACAGAGGTCAGCTCCGGCTCGCAGTTCGTACAGGAAACCGGCACGGTGCTCGCAAAGATCAGCGCCCAGATCGTCACGATCAGCCAGCACGTCGAGACGATCGCGCGTGCAAGCCACGACCAATCGAGCGCGCTGCAGGAGGTCAATGCGACCGTCAACCAGATGGATCAGATGACGCAGCAGAATGCCGCGATGGTCGAAGAGACCACAGCCGCGAGCCGCGAGCTTGCAACAGAAGCGGATCTGCTCCGGCGACTGATCCAGCAGTTCAAGATCG